From a single Ciconia boyciana chromosome 6, ASM3463844v1, whole genome shotgun sequence genomic region:
- the NEMF gene encoding ribosome quality control complex subunit NEMF, whose translation MKSRFSTVDIRAVLAELRQSLLGMRVNNVYDVDNKTYLIRLQKPDCKATLLLESGIRIHTTEFEWPKNMMPSGFAMKCRKHLKTRRLVSVKQLGIDRIVDFQFGSDEAAYHLIIELYDRGNIVLTDHEYIILNILRFRTDEADDVRFAVRERYPVDSAKAPAPLPTLERLTEMISNAPKGEQLKRVLNPHLPYGATLIEHCLIEAGFSGYVKIDQHMESKENIEKVLTALEKAEEYMTLTDNFSGKGYIIQKREKKPSLEPDKPAEDIYTYEEFHPFLFSQHSKCPYLEFDSFNKAVDEFYSKLEGQKIDLKALQQEKQALKKLENVRRDHEHRLEALQQAQEADKIKGELIEMNLEIVDRAIQVVRSALANQIDWTEIGAIVKEAQAQGDPVASAIKELKLQTNHITMLLRNPYVLSEEEEEEEDADLEKEEMEEPKGKKKKNKTKQLKKPQKNKPSLVDVDLSLSAYANAKKYYDHKRHAAKKTQKTVEAAEKAFKSAEKKTKQTLREVQTVTTIQKARKVYWFEKFLWFISSENYLIIAGRDQQQNELIVKRYLKPGDIYVHADLHGATSCVIKNPSGEPIPPRTLTEAGTMALCYSAAWDARVVTSAWWVSHNQVSKTAPTGEYLTTGSFMIRGKKNFLPPSYLMMGFSFLFKVDESCVWRHREERKIKVQDEDLETVSSSASELVSEEVELLEGGDSSSEEEKAEHQEAPEGVEAMSESNRDEGVADLDQGRVNMPPAPEGDSEEDDGESEDEVEHPESKSEVKEEEVNYPDTTIDLSHLQSQRSLQKIIPKEEEPNLSDSKSQGRRHLSAKERREMKKKKQQNDSENMEPPEEKQKETETQPPPAPNTNKGVPAPQPIKRGQKSKMKKMKEKYKDQDEEDRELIMKLLGSAGSNKEEKGKKGKKGKTKEEPAKKQQQKPKAVRRGAGGDKEMLPAGVLLHESQDPALEEQQDEKEEQDQDQPGAEEGEALLDSLTGQPHPEDILLFAVPICAPYTAMTNYKYKVKLTPGTQKKGKAAKIALHNFMQSKEASAREKDLFRSVKDTDLSRNIPGKVKVSAPHLLNRKKK comes from the exons ATGAAGTCCCGCTTCAGCACCGTCGACATCCGCGCGGTGCTCGCCGAGCTCCGGCAGAG cTTATTGGGAATGAGAGTAAACAATGTTTATGATGTGGATAATAAGACGTATCTTATTCGCCTTCAAAA ACCAGACTGCAAGGCCACACTGCTGCTTGAATCTGGCATACGCATTCACACGACAGAGTTCGAGTGGCCAAAAAACATGATGCCATCTGGCTTTGCAATGAAG TGCCGTAAGCATTTAAAGACCAGAAGGCTTGTCAGTGTAAAACAGCTGGGTATAGACAGAATTGTGGACTTCCAGTTTGGAAGCGATGAAGCTGCTTATCACCTGATCATTGAGCTGTACGACAGG GGTAACATTGTCCTGACAGACCACGAATACATCATTTTAAACATTCTGAGGTTTCGGACGGATGAAGCGGATGATGTCAGATTTGCAGTTCGGGAACGATACCCAGTCGACAGTGCAAAAGCACCTGCACCTCTGCCGACCTTGGAAAG GTTAACTGAAATGATATCAAATGCACCCAAAGGGGAGCAACTGAAGAGGGTTCTTAACCCGCATCTTC cttatGGAGCCACTCTCATTGAGCATTGCCTTATAGAAGCTGGATTTTCTGGTTATGTCAAAATAGATCAGCATATGGAAAGTAAAG aaaatattgaaaaagtgCTTACTGCTttagagaaagcagaagaatatATGACACTAACTGACAACTTCAGTGGAAAG GGTTATATTAtccagaaaagggagaaaaagccaAGTCTGGAACCAGATAAACCAGCAGAAGATATCTACAC ATATGAGGAGTTTcatcctttcttgttttctcaacATTCAAAATGTCCGTACTTGGAATTTGACTCATTCAATAAG GCAGTAGATGAGTTCTACTCCAAGCTAGAGGGACAGAAAATTGATCTGAAAGCATTGCAGCAG gaaaaacaagcattgAAGAAACTTGAAAATGTCCGTAGGGATCATGAGCACAGACTAGAAGCTCTTCAGCAAGCTCAG gAAGCTGATAAGATAAAAGGAGAACTTATAGAAATGAACTTGGAGATCGTCGACCGAGCCATCCAGGTAGTCCGTAGCGCGTTAGCCAACCAGATCGACTGGACAGAGATTGGAGCGATCGTTAAAGAAGCTCAAGCGCAGGGAGACCCCGTTGCAAGCGCGATCAAAGAATTAAAGCTTCAGACAAATCATATCACAATGCTGCTGAG GAACCCATATGTGTTatctgaagaggaagaggaggaggaggatgctgatttagagaaagaagaaatggaagaaccaaagggaaaaaagaaaaagaataaaaccaaacagttgaagaaacctcagaaaaacaaaccgTCATTAGTTGATGTTGATCTCAGTTTGTCTGCATATGCCAATGCCAAAAA GTACTATGATCACAAAAGACATGCAGCTAAGAAAACTCAGAAGACAGTAGAAGCTgcagaaaag GCATTTAAATCGGCTGAGAAGAAGACGAAGCAGACACTGAGGGAAGTTCAGACAGTTACCACCATTCAGAAAGCGAGAAAGGTCTATTG GTTTGAGAAGTTCCTGTGGTTCATTAGTTCTGAGAATTACCTTATTATTGCCGGAAGAGATCAACAGCAGAATGAGCTGATTGTGAAGCGGTATCTTAAACCAG GGGACATATACGTGCATGCCGATCTCCATGGAGCTACAAGCTGTGTGATCAAGAACCCATCAG GTGAACCAATCCCTCCACGAACCCTGACAGAGGCAGGCACGATGGCCTTGTGTTACAGTGCTGCCTGGGATGCCCGTGTTGTCACCAGTGCTTGGTGGGTCTCCCACAACCAG GTTTCTAAAACTGCACCCACAGGAGAATACCTTACTACCGGAAGCTTCATGATCCGAG ggaaGAAGAATTTTCTTCCACCTTCATATCTGATGATGGGCTTTAGCTTCTTGTTTAAG GTGGATGAAAGCTGTGTTTGGAGACACCgagaagaaaggaagatcaAAGTACAGGATGAGGATCTGGAAACGGTTTCCAGCAGTGCCAGTGAACTGGTGTCCGAAGAAGTGGAGCTATTAG AAGGAggagacagcagcagtgaagaggaaaaagcagagcatCAGGAAGCACCGGAGGGTGTGGAAGCCATGTCTGAGAGTAATCGTGATGAGGGCGTTGCTGACCTTGACCAGGGCAGAGTAAACATGCCTCCTGCACCAGAGGGTGACTCCGAAGAGGATGATGGAGAATCTGAAGATGAAGTGGAACATCCGGAGTCAAAGAGTGaagtgaaggaggaagaggTAAATTACCCGGATACAACAATCGACCTGTCGCATCTCCAGTCTCAAAG ATCCCTGCAGAAAATCATCCCCAAAGAGGAAGAACCCAACTTG AGTGACAGCAAGTCCCAGGGGCGAAGGCATCTGTCTGCCAAGGAGAGGAG agaaatgaagaaaaagaagcagcagaacgACTCTGAGAACATGGAGCCGcctgaagagaagcagaaagagacGGAGACAcagcctccccctgctcccaacACCAATAAAGGCGTGCCGGCCCCTCAGCCCATCAAGCGGGGCCAAAAG agtAAAATGAAGAAGATGAAGGAGAAGTACAAGGACCAGGACGAGGAGGACCGGGAGCTCATCATGAAGCTGCTGGGG TCTGCAGGGTCaaacaaggaggagaaagggaaaaaagggaaaaaggggaagaCAAAAGAAGAGCCAGCAAAGAAGCAACAGCAGAAACCCAAGGCCGTGCGTCGTGGTGCTGGAGGGGACAAGGAAATGCTCCCAGCAGGAGTCCTGCTGCACGAGTCGCAGGACCCAGctctggaggagcagcaggatgAGAAG GAGGAGCAAGACCAGGATCAGCCAGGAGCTGAG GAAGGCGAGGCGTTGCTGGACTCCCTGACCGGCCAGCCACACCCCGAGGATattctgctctttgctgttCCCATCTGTGCTCCCTACACGGCGATGACGAACTATAA gTATAAAGTCAAGCTCACTCCAGGCACccaaaagaagggaaaag CTGCAAAGATTGCCTTGCATAATTTTATGCAATCCAAAGAAGCTAGTGCAAGAGAAAAAGACCTGTTCCGCAGCGTAAAG
- the ARF6 gene encoding ADP-ribosylation factor 6, whose translation MGKVLSKIFGNKEMRILMLGLDAAGKTTILYKLKLGQSVTTIPTVGFNVETVTYKNVKFNVWDVGGQDKIRPLWRHYYTGTQGLIFVVDCADRDRIDEARQELHRIINDREMRDAIILIFANKQDLPDAMKPHEIQEKLGLTRIRDRNWYVQPSCATTGDGLYEGLTWLTSNYKS comes from the coding sequence ATGGGCAAGGTGCTGTCCAAGATCTTCGGCAACAAGGAGATGCGGATCCTGATGCTGGGTCTGGACGCGGCTGGTAAAACCACCATCCTGTACAAACTGAAGCTGGGCCAGTCCGTTACCACCATCCCCACCGTGGGCTTCAACGTGGAGACGGTTACTTACAAAAACGTCAAGTTCAACGTGTGGGATGTCGGGGGCCAGGACAAGATCCGTCCCCTCTGGAGGCACTACTACACGGGCACGCAAGGGTTGATCTTTGTGGTGGACTGCGCCGATCGCGACCGCATCGACGAGGCCCGCCAGGAGCTCCACCGCATTATCAACGACAGGGAGATGCGGGACGCCATCATCCTCATCTTCGCCAacaagcaggacctgcctgaTGCCATGAAACCCCATGAAATCCAGGAGAAACTGGGCCTGACCCGAATCAGGGATAGGAATTGGTACGTGCAGCCCTCCTGTGCTACTACAGGGGATGGACTCTATGAAGGGCTGACATGGTTAACATCCAATTATAAATCCTAA